The following are from one region of the Meriones unguiculatus strain TT.TT164.6M chromosome 13 unlocalized genomic scaffold, Bangor_MerUng_6.1 Chr13_unordered_Scaffold_33, whole genome shotgun sequence genome:
- the LOC110543992 gene encoding zinc finger protein 120-like: MKNSVTFNDVHVKFSQEEWALLEPSQKQLYKVVMLETCENLTAIGYNWDDHNIEEHFQSSTSNKRHKRAHTGEKPFKCNQCGKVFAQKSHLISHRRTHTGEKPYECNQCGKAFAENSTLLRHKRTHTGEKPYECNQCGKAFAENSTLLSHKRTHTGEKPYECNQCGKAFAKNSTLLNHKRTHTGEKPYECNQCGKAFAQNSHLLIHKRTHTGEKPYECNQCSKAFPQKSHLISHKRTHTGEKPYECNQCGKAFAENSTLLRHKRSHTGEKPYECNQCGKAFAENSNLLRHKRTHTGEK; encoded by the exons aattcagtgacctttaaTGATgtccatgtgaaattcagccaagaagagtgggccttgctggaaccttcccagaagcaactctacaaagttgtgatgctagagacctgtgaaaacctcactgctatag gctacaattgggatgaccataatattgaagaacattttcaaagttctacaagtaataaaag gcataaaagagcacacactggagagaagcctttcaaatgtaatcaatgtggtaaagtgtttgcacaaaagagtcatctcataagccatagaagaacacatactggagagaaaccttatgaatgtaaccagtgtggtaaagcctttgcagaaaacagtactctcttaagacataaaagaacacacactggagagaaaccttatgaatgtaaccagtgtggtaaagcctttgcagaaaacagtactctcttaagccataaaagaacacacactggagagaaaccttatgaatgtaaccagtgtggtaaagcctttgcaaaaaacagtactctcttaaaccataaaagaacacacactggagagaaaccttatgaatgtaaccagtgtggtaaagcctttgcacaaaacagtcatctcttaatccataaaagaacacacactggagagaaaccttatgaatgtaaccagtgcagtaaagcctttccacaaaaaagtcatctcataagccataaaagaacacatactggagagaaaccttatgaatgtaaccagtgtggtaaagcctttgcagaaaacagtactctcttaagacataaaagatcacacactggagagaaaccttatgaatgtaaccagtgtggtaaagcctttgcagaaaacagtaatctcttaagacataaaagaacacacactggagagaaa